Proteins from a single region of Rhodovibrio salinarum DSM 9154:
- the phnE gene encoding phosphonate ABC transporter, permease protein PhnE: MASDSSATGSGLSGSAARTLSDQRLDQIEASYASVVRRRNLYTLLMVVVCTVIIVGGFQTAEEANSGTFWGGITAFFDYPADIIGEAVARGWGWFAVVWKYVPALIETINIAILSTLIGFVGGGLLSFVASRNLVGSKPLVWAMRRVMDITRALPELVLALFAVLVIGPEALAAVFAIAFHTTGALAKLFSEVNENADMRPVHGLQAAGGSWVQRMRFGVLPTVLPNFLSYGLLRLEINVRASAIVGFVGAGGLGQALKTNVGWKHGADVAAIMFLLIATIIAIDYFSTWARRQLTGSAGVI; encoded by the coding sequence ATGGCCAGCGATTCCTCCGCGACAGGCAGCGGGCTGTCCGGTAGCGCCGCGCGGACGCTGAGCGACCAGCGGCTCGATCAGATCGAGGCCAGCTACGCCAGCGTCGTCCGTCGCCGCAACCTCTATACCCTGCTGATGGTTGTGGTCTGCACGGTGATCATCGTCGGCGGTTTCCAGACGGCCGAAGAGGCCAATAGCGGCACCTTCTGGGGCGGCATCACCGCCTTCTTCGACTACCCCGCCGATATCATCGGCGAGGCGGTGGCGCGCGGCTGGGGCTGGTTCGCGGTGGTCTGGAAGTACGTGCCTGCCCTGATCGAGACGATCAACATCGCAATCCTGTCGACCCTGATCGGCTTCGTCGGCGGCGGGCTGCTCAGCTTCGTCGCCAGCCGCAATCTGGTCGGCAGCAAACCCTTGGTCTGGGCGATGCGCCGGGTGATGGACATCACCCGCGCGCTGCCGGAACTGGTGCTGGCGCTGTTCGCGGTGCTGGTGATCGGGCCGGAAGCCTTGGCCGCGGTGTTCGCGATCGCTTTTCATACCACCGGCGCGCTCGCCAAGCTGTTTTCCGAGGTGAACGAGAACGCCGACATGCGTCCGGTGCACGGCCTGCAGGCGGCCGGCGGCAGCTGGGTCCAACGGATGCGCTTCGGCGTGTTGCCGACGGTGCTGCCGAACTTCCTGTCCTATGGCCTGCTGCGTCTGGAGATCAACGTGCGCGCTTCGGCGATCGTCGGCTTCGTCGGCGCCGGCGGCCTGGGGCAGGCGCTCAAGACCAACGTCGGCTGGAAGCACGGCGCCGACGTCGCCGCGATCATGTTCCTGCTGATCGCAACCATCATCGCCATCGATTACTTCTCGACCTGGGCGCGCCGGCAACTTACCGGCAGCGCGGGCGTGATCTAG